GGCGGAGCGCTCCATTGTATGTGGGTGATGCACGCTGAGTCGTACCAATGCATCAGCAACGCGGATCAGAATAGTCAGCCGGATGAGTGGAGGACACAAGGCAAGAGTCGTACGTCCCTGCCCACAGACAAAGCGTGCGCGGGCGATTACCTATGGACAGCACGCCGAGGTGGGCTAAGGACTACCTCATTCTGCCCTCATCCACCCAAACTCGAAGAGCAGGTCAAGCTGCCCAGTCTTGTATGCATCCGAACCAACAAGCGTAAGCGCGCTAGCATCCTGGGATGAAATAGCCCCATCACTTCCCACGACCCTAAGTGGGTTCCGTGGTTTGCTGGGTTTCTGATGGGTATCGCCTGAAGAATACGACCAAACAGGATACGCATGTACAGTCAACCGAAAACCCGCTCTCCTTTCCGATGTGAGCTGGCCTTCTGCGAACGAACCGCGACTCGGCAAGGTCAACTCGATCCGTTCCAGGATTGAAGCAATGGCTTCCTTGCGGGCCCTGACCTCACCTGACTTTAGAGTCTCACGGAGGCTCAGAGCACGGTTCTGTGCCAAACGTGCATCTTGCATTGCTTGGTTGTACAGCCGTTCTTGTGCTTCGTATTCACGCAGCCTTTTACGCAGTTCATCTGCTTCCCTGGCGAAGCGGTCGCGGGCTTCGGCGAGCTTAACGCGTACAAGCTCCATATCTGCAGACGCGCTGTCTTCGATACAGCGCTGAACGGCACGATCCAGCCGCATGATCTGCTCATTGAGGCGCCGCCTATCCTTTTCCTGATCTGCTTTTGCTCCCGTCCCCAGCCGCTGCTCGATTGCACGCCGCACGTTGTCGACAATCACCCCGTCTCGGAGCACCTCTTCCAAGGCCCGCAGGACACGTTCTTCCACAACTGCGGCTCGTACATAACGCCCTTTATCTGAACATGGTTGACGCTTCGCGCAACGTTGGTCGTCGCCTCTTATCCCTGGAGTTTTGCTAACAGGATCGGCGTGACGGTAGTAAAGTCTTACGCCCGGTCTGTTGGAAGGACCCTTGATTGCTACGCCAGAATAGCTGAACCCACAGTGCCCACACACCAGCAGCCCGGAAGCGAGGTAGTTTGGACTGGTTGAATGTCTTCGTTCCCAGTTCACCCGATTTCCGGCGAGGATTCGTTGCACAGTTGCAAAGTCTTCCCGGGAGACGGGTGGATTCGAAGCGAAATCCGGGTAGAGAATCGGCTCAGCACTATCCGCTCGTACCTTCGTGTAGTGGACAGGTGGCACACCCGACTTTTGCGCCCAGATTGCATCCCCCACGTAGATCGGATTGCGGACGACCTGCCCAACAGCTTTATGGCTCCAAAACCCTCCGTGCGGCGCGGGAATACCGCGTTGATTGAAATCTTTTCCAACCTCTCGTAGACTTTCGCCCCTACTGATTCGGTTGAAGATTTCTCGGACAAGTTCGAGTGGCTCCCCTTCTACCCAGGCCAGTTTGATGAGTGTGGTCTCCTTGTCGCGGTTGGCGCGTGCGCCAATCTCGCCGAGAACCTCGCCTGTAATGCGACTCACCAGGATGCGCCTAGTCGCGTACGGGATTAGGTGCGTTGGGTAGCTCCCCCCGATAAACGCTTGGCGCTTGCCAATGCGGGTTCGGCTGATAATCTGAAGACGTTCCTGGGCGGCGAACAAGTTGTCAGCGGAGTCCTTCAGGTACACACCTCCTTCGCTGCCACGCACACCTGCGCTGAAATCCACCTCTTCCTGATCGCAGTAAATGATCTTTACTCCCTGCTCCTCAAACAAGCACTCGTAGAAGGTGTGCTTCCGAGGATCGACCCAACGCCCGAGGCGAGACTTGTCCTTGACATACAGATAGCGAAACGGGGCTCTTCCCCCACGCACCACCTCAACAAGACGCTCGAACTCGCGGCGGTTGCTGGTCTTCCCGCTCGCGTCATTGTCACCGAACCGGAACTCGTCGTTTTCCGGAACGTGCCGTCCATCACTCTGGGCACGTTGGAAGCAAATCTTCCATTGATCGTGAACGCCCTGCTGATCATCGGTACTTTTCCGCCCATATGCCGCCGCGAGGTTGCTGTGATTCATAGGTCTAAAATGATTGAAGTTGCTGATCCTCCGTATCTATGGTTTATCCATCGGGCTCTTGAGAAGCATTCGCAGCATCGAGCTCCCGCCGCACATTTTGCAGGATGATGTCTGCAAGGATATGAGACAGCGGGTTGATATCCATCGGCTTCTTCGACTGAACAATCTTCACTTCCCAATCCATTCTTTCTCCGTCAGCCCCTTGGTTTATGCGCCGACAGTGCGGCGTTCCATCAGTTTGGCCGGAGCAATGTGGCTCGTGAACAGTGGAAATGGGCGGGTATTACGTGACAAAATCCGACACTGCACCTTCTAAATGTAGACTATTCAAACAGATACAAGAGTATCAAAGGTATTAGCCTCTTTGGGACGGTGTGGGTCACGCTGCAGGGTTGATGTCGTGTATGAGCTTACAATGTGAATCCTTGACCGCCGGAGGGTTACGATCCACGCTCGACACGAGCGGCACCGTCGACAAGGCTTTACGCGAGTACCCGTCGAAACCGCTCGCGACATCGACGGCGAGTTCTCCACCAACCTGACAAAAACCTTGTAACCTGTTCACCTGACCTTTAGCTTAGATCGCGCCTTATGCGCTACTAAATGTAGATCGACAATCATTCTGCGACCGGGACTACACATGACCCATTACCCGACACCCGCCCGTGCTGTCGTACTCCTCGCGCTCTTGCTGGGGGCGTGCCGAGACCAACCGGCAGCCGTAGATCCCGGCTCCGAAAATGGGGCTACCCCAGCTGCCCTGGTCCGCTGCGTTGCCGAGGTACGCAAAGGAACGCTGTACTGCACCACGGGATTGCTACCCGGGTCGGCGGACGGACCGGACCGACTGATCGTCGGAGGCCAGAACCGGTTCGTGCGGCTCGCCAGCACCGCGACATCGTACGACGTGGGGACCGACGTACTCTCCAGCACAGTAACCGTGCAAAACCTGCTGGCAGTGGCGCTCGCAACCACGGACGGGGTTCAACCCAGCCCGACCGGCGTGAGGGTGTTCTTCGTTTCCGGTCCCACGAACGGAGCCACTATCGCGAACCCGGACGGAAGCGCCTCCTTTACGGACGCCGACCAGGCGTACTTCCAATATTCGGCACTGGGCGGAGACGGCATTCTCGCGCCTGCGGAGATCAGCGAGGGCAAGGTGTGGCGCTTCGCGGCGAATGGCGCCGCCTCTTTCACGTTTTCCGTCTACGTTCAGGCGGATGCAGGCGTGACTCCCGAAACGCCCCCCTACCTGCACTTTACGCAGATCAGCGGCGGGAGCATGCACACTTGCGGCCTTACTGACGCGGGCGCGGTGTATTGCTGGGGTTCCGACATGTCCGGCCAACAAGGGGATGGAGACGCGTACGCTCCGGCGAACGTGCCATCACCTATCGCCGCTCCCGCGGGCGTTCGGTTCACGACCACGTCTTCGGACAAGCATTACACGTGCGCCCTT
This Longimicrobium terrae DNA region includes the following protein-coding sequences:
- a CDS encoding recombinase family protein, giving the protein MNHSNLAAAYGRKSTDDQQGVHDQWKICFQRAQSDGRHVPENDEFRFGDNDASGKTSNRREFERLVEVVRGGRAPFRYLYVKDKSRLGRWVDPRKHTFYECLFEEQGVKIIYCDQEEVDFSAGVRGSEGGVYLKDSADNLFAAQERLQIISRTRIGKRQAFIGGSYPTHLIPYATRRILVSRITGEVLGEIGARANRDKETTLIKLAWVEGEPLELVREIFNRISRGESLREVGKDFNQRGIPAPHGGFWSHKAVGQVVRNPIYVGDAIWAQKSGVPPVHYTKVRADSAEPILYPDFASNPPVSREDFATVQRILAGNRVNWERRHSTSPNYLASGLLVCGHCGFSYSGVAIKGPSNRPGVRLYYRHADPVSKTPGIRGDDQRCAKRQPCSDKGRYVRAAVVEERVLRALEEVLRDGVIVDNVRRAIEQRLGTGAKADQEKDRRRLNEQIMRLDRAVQRCIEDSASADMELVRVKLAEARDRFAREADELRKRLREYEAQERLYNQAMQDARLAQNRALSLRETLKSGEVRARKEAIASILERIELTLPSRGSFAEGQLTSERRAGFRLTVHAYPVWSYSSGDTHQKPSKPRNPLRVVGSDGAISSQDASALTLVGSDAYKTGQLDLLFEFGWMRAE